From Pulveribacter suum, a single genomic window includes:
- a CDS encoding lysophospholipid acyltransferase family protein: protein MGVRALWRRAGTEARDLVELVLLPGLAAVLPWRWCFAVFKRLAHWPWLYGAQCRQALEQARLHGCVGDDERAWLAERRLVTLLDHADHYLLRTRGADWLRRHVQVQGQWEATGQAALLWTFHWGMGMWALRHARAHGLRAPMVLAAPGGPDFVGRAVFGWYIRSRMRSVELALDEPVIFVPGGMAGVRSALEQGRQVVVVMDVPQDQVAVTCVTTLLGRPVSVPAVLPQLAARQGLPVTVFYMGVDLRTGRRILRIAPLGVHRDPQALADAAFAHLDHLLRTAPAAWHLWAQAPRFFVARD, encoded by the coding sequence ATGGGAGTGAGGGCGCTGTGGCGGCGCGCAGGCACCGAGGCGCGCGACTTGGTGGAGCTGGTGCTGCTGCCCGGCCTGGCGGCCGTGCTGCCGTGGCGCTGGTGCTTTGCTGTCTTCAAGCGGCTGGCGCACTGGCCATGGCTTTACGGCGCACAGTGCCGCCAGGCTCTCGAGCAGGCCCGGTTACATGGCTGCGTTGGCGACGACGAGCGCGCCTGGCTGGCCGAGCGCAGGCTGGTGACGCTGCTGGACCATGCCGACCATTACCTGCTGCGCACCCGCGGGGCGGACTGGCTGCGCCGCCATGTCCAGGTGCAGGGGCAATGGGAGGCCACGGGGCAGGCCGCCCTGCTGTGGACCTTCCACTGGGGCATGGGCATGTGGGCGTTGCGGCATGCGCGCGCCCACGGGCTGCGCGCGCCCATGGTGCTGGCCGCGCCGGGCGGGCCGGATTTCGTGGGGCGCGCGGTGTTTGGCTGGTATATCCGCTCGCGCATGCGCTCGGTGGAGCTGGCGCTGGACGAGCCGGTCATCTTCGTGCCTGGCGGAATGGCCGGTGTGCGCAGCGCCCTGGAGCAGGGCCGGCAGGTCGTGGTGGTCATGGACGTGCCGCAAGATCAAGTGGCCGTGACCTGCGTGACGACGCTGCTGGGCCGGCCCGTCAGCGTGCCGGCGGTGCTGCCGCAGCTGGCGGCGCGTCAGGGTTTGCCCGTGACGGTGTTCTACATGGGCGTGGATCTGCGTACCGGGCGCCGCATACTGCGCATTGCGCCGCTTGGGGTGCACCGCGACCCGCAGGCGCTGGCCGATGCGGCCTTCGCGCATCTGGACCACCTGCTGAGGACGGCGCCGGCGGCGTGGCACCTGTGGGCGCAGGCGCCACGTTTCTTCGTGGCGCGCGATTGA
- a CDS encoding peptidylprolyl isomerase → MKLSTIPFLTLRGAAVAALLAGTPWAFAADGQVLMQGERFAITSADVEADARLRIPPDVRSQVLSRAQTVGQIASNLYIYRAWAHDAQAKGLEQDPEVAAALRVARDKVLSDAWLARLEREHALSDAAALDMARAMYRAKPERFKIPEQVHARHILIEGTTPEARAQAEKLLADLKGGADFAKLAQEHSADKSNAPKGGDLGFFAKGRMVPEFEEAAFALKNKGDLSGVVQTQFGYHLIQLEGRTPEGMRPFEEVRDELVKEVRATVVNDARIAEAQKIQASGKPDNEAIEAFAARHAKQAPAAPAPAAQKQQ, encoded by the coding sequence ATGAAGCTTTCGACGATCCCTTTTCTGACGCTGCGGGGCGCGGCCGTGGCGGCGCTGCTGGCGGGTACGCCCTGGGCCTTCGCAGCCGATGGCCAGGTCCTCATGCAGGGCGAACGGTTTGCCATCACCTCCGCCGACGTGGAGGCTGACGCGCGCCTGCGCATACCGCCCGACGTTCGGTCGCAGGTGCTCTCGCGCGCGCAGACGGTGGGGCAGATCGCGTCCAACCTGTACATCTACCGCGCCTGGGCCCACGACGCGCAGGCCAAGGGGCTTGAGCAAGACCCCGAAGTGGCTGCCGCACTGCGCGTGGCGCGCGACAAGGTGCTGTCCGACGCCTGGCTGGCGCGGCTGGAGCGCGAGCATGCGCTGAGCGACGCGGCGGCGCTGGACATGGCGCGCGCGATGTACCGAGCCAAGCCGGAGCGCTTCAAGATTCCCGAGCAGGTGCATGCCCGGCATATCCTGATCGAGGGCACCACGCCCGAAGCCCGTGCGCAGGCCGAGAAGCTGCTGGCCGACCTGAAGGGCGGCGCCGACTTTGCAAAGCTGGCGCAAGAGCATTCTGCCGACAAGAGCAATGCACCCAAGGGGGGCGACCTGGGGTTTTTCGCCAAGGGCCGCATGGTGCCCGAGTTCGAAGAAGCCGCCTTCGCGCTGAAGAACAAGGGCGATCTGAGCGGGGTGGTGCAAACCCAGTTTGGCTATCACCTGATCCAGCTGGAAGGCCGCACGCCTGAAGGCATGCGCCCCTTTGAAGAGGTGCGCGACGAGCTGGTCAAGGAAGTGCGTGCGACGGTGGTCAACGATGCCCGCATCGCCGAGGCGCAGAAGATCCAGGCCAGCGGCAAACCCGACAACGAAGCCATCGAGGCCTTCGCCGCGCGTCATGCCAAGCAGGCGCCCGCGGCTCCTGCGCCTGCTGCGCAGAAGCAGCAGTAA
- a CDS encoding cell surface protein, giving the protein MALSIAAMIGGLGFAGAASAAVITGTTGATNAAASIQAGEMAKATATSLTLAEGGVGNALIVPYFTTQNGNMSVFHVTNTDTDNGKVVKVRFRSAANSDDILDFQLFLSPGDVWTAAVLADENGLSQLVTSDNTCTVPHIPKNTFIPFRKGNLPAFAADQNQLTREGYVEIFNIADITNVKTWDAAGAVSATGTQFSPLYKATKHVNGVAPCSAAGEARTLLDDLAVTNFTEPTAVAAGLQTPSGGLMGDWYIQNIAQSTTFAGVTTTITANGRANFTHFPQVAQPATATANDVTADALFRTTFVRDAVGAPVTTAAKTLLDEDVPDLSTPMLPANAVAEGARAQASDLLAALAVTSVTNQYALNAPVQGKTDWVFSMPARRYNVVANYGAVSGASGASGPTAANAKYRLFTDLSAAATQDDNWFYTAVNAAAAPAGYGAGGTGQKAAGNTTVDAATGNICVYADGQKFWDREETTGTTGPTFSPGSTTKASFCGEVSVLAFNDTGKSVLGAEVARSNTTLGYVSGWGRLDTTNADMGLPLTGASFIKLTNPSAAAGMMGTYGITWPHRFTK; this is encoded by the coding sequence ATGGCCCTGAGCATCGCTGCCATGATTGGTGGCCTGGGCTTCGCAGGCGCTGCTTCGGCGGCCGTGATCACTGGCACTACTGGTGCGACAAACGCTGCTGCCAGCATCCAAGCTGGCGAGATGGCCAAGGCAACTGCAACTAGCCTGACGCTCGCTGAAGGCGGTGTGGGCAATGCGCTGATCGTGCCTTACTTCACCACGCAGAACGGCAACATGTCGGTCTTCCACGTGACCAACACCGACACCGACAACGGTAAGGTGGTGAAGGTGCGCTTCCGCAGCGCCGCCAACTCCGACGACATTCTGGACTTCCAGCTGTTCCTGTCGCCCGGCGACGTGTGGACGGCTGCCGTGTTGGCCGATGAGAACGGCCTGAGCCAGCTGGTGACCAGCGACAACACCTGCACGGTGCCGCATATCCCCAAGAACACGTTCATCCCCTTCCGCAAGGGCAATCTGCCGGCCTTCGCGGCAGACCAGAACCAGTTGACGCGTGAAGGCTATGTTGAAATCTTCAACATCGCCGACATCACCAACGTCAAGACCTGGGACGCCGCCGGCGCCGTGTCGGCCACTGGCACCCAGTTCTCGCCCCTGTACAAGGCGACCAAGCACGTGAACGGCGTGGCGCCCTGCTCCGCCGCCGGCGAAGCGCGCACGCTGCTGGACGACCTGGCTGTGACCAACTTCACCGAGCCCACGGCTGTCGCTGCCGGCCTGCAGACGCCCAGCGGCGGTCTGATGGGTGACTGGTACATCCAGAATATCGCCCAGAGCACGACGTTCGCGGGTGTGACGACCACCATCACGGCTAACGGCCGCGCCAACTTCACGCACTTCCCGCAAGTGGCCCAGCCTGCGACTGCCACGGCAAACGACGTGACGGCCGATGCACTGTTCCGTACCACGTTTGTGCGCGACGCCGTCGGCGCTCCGGTCACAACCGCGGCCAAGACGCTGCTCGATGAAGACGTGCCGGACCTGTCTACCCCCATGCTGCCGGCTAACGCTGTTGCCGAAGGTGCGCGGGCCCAGGCTTCCGACCTTCTGGCCGCTCTGGCCGTGACTTCGGTCACGAACCAGTACGCGTTGAACGCTCCGGTGCAAGGCAAGACTGACTGGGTCTTCTCCATGCCTGCCCGTCGCTACAACGTGGTGGCCAACTATGGCGCCGTGAGCGGTGCCTCCGGTGCTTCGGGCCCGACCGCCGCCAATGCCAAGTACCGCCTGTTTACCGACCTGTCTGCTGCTGCGACGCAAGATGACAACTGGTTCTACACCGCAGTAAACGCCGCTGCTGCTCCTGCCGGTTATGGTGCGGGTGGCACTGGTCAGAAGGCTGCCGGCAATACCACCGTGGATGCCGCCACCGGGAACATCTGCGTGTACGCCGATGGTCAGAAGTTCTGGGATCGCGAAGAAACCACCGGCACGACCGGCCCGACGTTCTCGCCCGGCTCGACGACCAAGGCCAGCTTCTGCGGCGAGGTCAGCGTGCTGGCCTTCAACGATACCGGCAAGTCGGTGCTGGGCGCCGAAGTGGCCCGCTCCAACACCACGCTGGGCTACGTGTCGGGCTGGGGCCGTCTGGACACCACCAACGCTGACATGGGCCTGCCGCTGACGGGTGCTTCGTTCATCAAGCTGACGAACCCCTCCGCTGCCGCCGGCATGATGGGCACCTACGGCATCACCTGGCCGCACCGCTTCACGAAGTAA
- a CDS encoding SAM-dependent methyltransferase: MNWTVRLRERLFGLAPWDAARISDEWFRAHFDYAADVVHQWLAGSGLDVRTARLLNFGCGDGITDLALVLRHGATAIHGVDIRREYAKLPRIAREQLGMARIPAALTFETIAPGAPLAGRHAGVDGIMSWSTFEHVQREQLLPILRDLHACLRPGGVFFLQIEPLFYSPWGSHLRRYDEVPWHHLLVPEEELWRIIEAHQGPIAADEVDFGFADFGVEGYKRFVFKEYQQLNRLTADELVELCRQAGFAVLREQRGQVDLPLPPQLLQKYPESWLRNNEIFLLLGKA; encoded by the coding sequence ATGAACTGGACCGTGCGCCTTCGAGAGCGCCTTTTCGGCCTGGCGCCCTGGGATGCCGCGCGCATCAGCGACGAGTGGTTCCGCGCGCACTTCGACTACGCGGCCGACGTGGTGCACCAATGGCTGGCCGGCAGCGGGCTGGACGTGCGCACGGCGCGGCTGCTGAACTTTGGCTGCGGTGACGGCATCACCGACCTGGCGTTGGTGCTGCGCCATGGCGCCACGGCCATTCACGGCGTGGACATCCGCCGCGAATACGCCAAGCTGCCGCGCATCGCGCGCGAGCAGCTGGGCATGGCGCGCATACCCGCGGCGCTGACGTTCGAGACGATCGCGCCCGGCGCGCCGCTGGCCGGGCGGCACGCGGGGGTGGACGGCATCATGAGCTGGTCCACCTTCGAGCATGTGCAGCGCGAGCAGCTGCTGCCCATCCTGCGCGACCTGCACGCCTGCCTGCGCCCGGGCGGGGTGTTCTTCCTGCAGATCGAGCCGCTGTTTTATTCACCCTGGGGCTCCCACCTGCGCCGCTACGACGAGGTGCCCTGGCACCACCTGCTGGTGCCCGAGGAGGAGCTGTGGCGCATCATCGAGGCGCACCAGGGGCCCATCGCCGCCGACGAGGTGGATTTCGGCTTTGCCGACTTCGGCGTGGAGGGCTACAAGCGTTTCGTGTTCAAGGAGTACCAGCAGCTCAACCGCCTGACGGCGGACGAGCTGGTCGAGCTGTGCCGCCAGGCCGGGTTCGCGGTATTGCGTGAACAGCGTGGCCAGGTGGACCTGCCCCTGCCGCCGCAGCTGCTGCAAAAATACCCTGAGTCATGGCTGCGCAACAACGAGATCTTCCTGCTGCTGGGCAAGGCATGA
- a CDS encoding acyltransferase family protein has translation MAALAVIFSHHFPITGTEPPSWLHSNMVGGVAVMTFFTISGYLVMLSWQREPHLRVFAGKRLLRLWPGMLVAVLADMLLFGPVFTSLPLRDFLTHPDSLEHWRNLLLVKAYVNMPGVFAGNPLAGLMNGPLWTIPMELLCYGALAAAGVAGILRSRPMATAVGLTYIGFFLVWRNADLTGTMRHWFEYPAYFVYGSLIALYRDAFIAHARRLLALLAPVAAILFFALQLEHTAGLLLLPPVLIHAGLQRGRLFERLHRLGDPSYGIYLLGCPIQQAVQATWPQLGFAPGMLLAMGLATLAGYASWHVVEGPALRLKRFLSQPPHRDAVELQRPGA, from the coding sequence GTGGCTGCGCTGGCGGTCATTTTCAGCCACCACTTTCCCATCACGGGCACCGAACCACCATCGTGGCTGCACTCCAACATGGTGGGGGGCGTGGCGGTGATGACGTTCTTCACCATCAGCGGCTACCTGGTCATGCTGAGCTGGCAGCGCGAGCCGCACTTGCGGGTGTTTGCAGGCAAGCGGCTGCTGCGGCTGTGGCCGGGGATGCTGGTGGCCGTGCTGGCTGACATGCTGCTGTTTGGGCCGGTGTTCACCAGCCTGCCCCTGCGCGACTTTCTCACCCATCCGGACAGCCTGGAGCATTGGCGCAACCTGCTGCTGGTCAAGGCCTACGTCAACATGCCAGGCGTGTTTGCCGGCAACCCGCTGGCGGGCCTGATGAACGGGCCGCTGTGGACCATACCGATGGAGCTGCTGTGCTACGGCGCCCTGGCTGCCGCGGGGGTGGCGGGCATTCTGCGCAGCCGGCCCATGGCAACCGCGGTGGGGCTGACATACATTGGTTTCTTTCTTGTCTGGCGCAATGCCGATCTGACCGGAACCATGCGGCACTGGTTCGAATACCCGGCTTACTTCGTGTACGGCAGCCTGATCGCCCTGTACCGCGATGCTTTCATTGCGCATGCGCGCCGGCTGCTCGCGCTGCTGGCGCCGGTGGCGGCGATTCTTTTCTTCGCGCTGCAACTGGAGCACACGGCGGGGTTGTTGCTGCTGCCGCCGGTGCTGATCCATGCGGGACTGCAGCGTGGGCGGCTGTTCGAGCGGCTGCATCGGCTGGGCGACCCGTCGTACGGCATCTACTTGCTGGGGTGCCCCATCCAGCAGGCGGTCCAGGCAACCTGGCCGCAGCTGGGTTTCGCGCCGGGCATGCTGCTGGCTATGGGGCTGGCGACCCTGGCCGGCTACGCATCCTGGCACGTGGTGGAAGGGCCGGCGCTGCGCCTGAAGCGGTTCCTGTCACAGCCACCGCACCGTGATGCGGTCGAACTCCAGCGTCCAGGGGCTTGA
- a CDS encoding ABC transporter ATP-binding protein: MKQLANEAVLRLRDVGKEYRLYPSPRARLKALLTGRATHRSHWALRGVSFELRRGQCIGVIGDNGAGKSSLLKLLAGTLQPSTGTVERVGRVTAILELGAGFHPDFSGRDNLYFGGSLIGIDQEEMRRLEPEIVAFCELGEALDRPVKTYSSGMTVRLAFALVTAVQPDVLIIDEALAVGDQHFQKKCVERIMAFRENGCTILFCSHSPYHIRHLCDAALWLKGGEVEQFGPTEPVLAAYELHTRQRQADFEPQAAPAGAVPAPAPPARASQAEGARILSVEVANLEPQEGGQPALLQGQDLVVTITARGRGQERPHIGFMIEQSQGVGITSLGTHEEGVAPRCIAEGVWQVTLTFPQLPLHSGDYVISAYLFDATGLVVYDEWLHYLHLRFVAPKLMPGLVQLPHRWE, encoded by the coding sequence ATGAAGCAACTGGCAAATGAGGCCGTACTGCGGCTGCGCGACGTGGGCAAGGAATACCGGCTGTATCCGTCACCGCGTGCACGGCTGAAGGCGCTGTTGACGGGTCGCGCCACGCACCGCAGCCACTGGGCGCTGCGGGGCGTGTCGTTCGAGTTGCGCAGGGGCCAGTGCATCGGCGTGATCGGCGACAACGGGGCGGGCAAGAGCTCCTTGCTCAAGCTGCTGGCAGGCACGTTGCAGCCCTCCACCGGCACGGTCGAACGCGTGGGCCGCGTCACGGCGATCCTGGAGCTGGGCGCGGGCTTCCACCCGGATTTCAGCGGCCGCGACAACCTGTATTTTGGCGGCAGCCTGATTGGTATCGACCAGGAGGAGATGCGCCGGCTGGAGCCGGAGATCGTGGCGTTTTGCGAGCTGGGCGAGGCGCTGGACCGTCCGGTCAAGACCTATTCATCGGGCATGACGGTGCGCCTGGCCTTCGCCCTGGTCACGGCGGTGCAGCCCGACGTGCTCATCATCGACGAGGCGTTGGCGGTGGGCGACCAGCATTTTCAGAAGAAGTGCGTGGAGCGCATCATGGCGTTCCGCGAAAACGGCTGCACCATTCTTTTTTGTTCGCACAGCCCCTATCACATCCGCCACCTGTGCGATGCGGCGCTATGGCTCAAGGGGGGCGAGGTGGAGCAATTTGGCCCCACCGAGCCGGTGCTGGCCGCGTACGAGCTGCACACGCGCCAACGCCAGGCCGACTTCGAGCCGCAGGCCGCGCCTGCCGGGGCTGTGCCCGCGCCTGCGCCGCCCGCCCGCGCCAGCCAGGCCGAGGGCGCGCGCATCCTGTCGGTGGAGGTGGCCAACCTGGAGCCGCAGGAAGGCGGCCAGCCGGCGCTGCTGCAGGGGCAGGACCTGGTGGTGACGATCACCGCGCGCGGGCGCGGGCAGGAGCGGCCCCACATCGGCTTCATGATCGAGCAGTCGCAGGGCGTGGGCATCACGTCGCTGGGCACGCATGAGGAAGGCGTGGCGCCGCGCTGCATCGCAGAAGGGGTGTGGCAGGTGACGCTCACCTTTCCGCAGCTGCCCCTGCACAGCGGTGACTACGTCATCAGCGCCTATCTTTTCGATGCGACGGGCCTGGTGGTGTATGACGAGTGGCTGCATTACCTGCATCTGCGCTTCGTGGCGCCCAAGCTGATGCCGGGCCTTGTGCAACTGCCGCACCGATGGGAGTGA
- a CDS encoding acyltransferase: MDARLSLLKLLAALAVVLVHTTMVRVSQVDVHSAGWWLANVGDAAGRIGSAMFAMVGGAVLLARPSEQAPWRFIGQRMARLLPAVAFWSVFYFAWRQWMWGGIDWSVIRRDLVLGSPWYHLWFMYMMLGLYLVAPALRLVVKGVGEGPAWRYVLVVAAGMTWFASAAQTLQGLSHASFIGLVPFFVVYFLAGYYLLRRPVHLPSRWLWLGGGLCIAAMALGVAWSYPHLREGAFVLFYSNRSPFAMGLTFCVFLLVARLQPRALPAWVNRLGAATLGVYAIHPFWIDMLGRWGWSLQRAGDGWIVLTLLVFALSMVTSLGLSAVPGLRRLVN; this comes from the coding sequence GTGGATGCACGGCTGAGCCTGCTCAAGCTGCTGGCGGCCTTGGCGGTCGTGCTGGTGCATACGACCATGGTGCGGGTGTCGCAGGTCGACGTGCACAGTGCCGGCTGGTGGCTGGCCAATGTGGGCGACGCGGCCGGGCGTATCGGCAGCGCCATGTTCGCGATGGTGGGCGGCGCGGTGCTGTTGGCCCGCCCGAGCGAGCAAGCGCCCTGGCGCTTCATCGGGCAGCGCATGGCGCGCCTGCTGCCGGCGGTGGCGTTCTGGAGCGTTTTCTATTTTGCGTGGCGCCAGTGGATGTGGGGCGGCATCGACTGGAGCGTGATCCGCCGCGACCTGGTGCTGGGCTCGCCGTGGTACCACCTGTGGTTCATGTACATGATGCTGGGGCTGTACCTGGTGGCGCCTGCGCTGCGCCTGGTGGTGAAGGGCGTGGGCGAGGGGCCGGCGTGGCGCTATGTGCTGGTGGTGGCGGCCGGCATGACGTGGTTTGCTTCGGCCGCGCAAACGCTGCAAGGCCTGTCGCACGCCAGCTTCATCGGGCTGGTGCCGTTTTTCGTGGTGTATTTCCTGGCGGGCTACTACCTGCTGCGCCGCCCGGTGCATCTGCCTTCGCGCTGGTTGTGGCTGGGCGGCGGGCTGTGCATCGCGGCCATGGCGCTGGGCGTGGCGTGGTCCTACCCGCACTTGCGCGAGGGGGCTTTCGTGCTGTTTTATAGCAACCGCAGTCCGTTTGCGATGGGGCTGACGTTCTGCGTGTTCCTGCTGGTGGCGCGGCTGCAGCCGCGGGCGCTGCCTGCGTGGGTCAACCGCCTGGGCGCGGCAACGCTGGGGGTCTACGCCATTCATCCTTTCTGGATCGACATGCTCGGGCGCTGGGGCTGGAGCCTGCAGCGCGCGGGTGACGGCTGGATCGTGCTGACGCTGCTGGTGTTCGCGCTGTCGATGGTGACGTCGCTGGGGCTGAGTGCCGTTCCCGGCTTGCGTCGTCTGGTGAATTGA
- a CDS encoding ABC transporter permease: MLHAFGAELRTLWTSRSLLWVLTRREVAARHAGTAAGIAWLYLQPLLVVAAYYLVFDVVFSMRLGEGAPARAVGTYLIVGALPWMAFCDGVARGMNSLLDAGGLLQKNPLPPVLFVVRAVLASALVFAPLLLLVALAYTPLHGFALPVVALIPLLALQWLMCALLAHVLAILAVALRDTVQLVGFLLSVGIYLSPVLFPMALFPQQWRWVLWLNPMTALVQGYQQVLLQGAWPPAAVWWVSLAWLALLAGALNVLVARSRDQLVDWL; the protein is encoded by the coding sequence ATGCTGCACGCGTTTGGCGCCGAGCTGCGCACGCTTTGGACTTCGCGCTCCCTCTTGTGGGTGCTCACCCGCCGCGAGGTGGCCGCGCGCCACGCCGGCACCGCCGCGGGCATCGCCTGGCTGTACCTGCAGCCGCTGCTGGTGGTGGCGGCCTACTACCTGGTGTTTGACGTGGTGTTTTCCATGCGCCTGGGCGAGGGCGCGCCGGCGCGGGCCGTGGGCACCTACCTGATCGTGGGCGCGCTGCCGTGGATGGCGTTTTGCGACGGCGTGGCGCGCGGCATGAACAGCCTGCTCGACGCGGGCGGCCTGCTGCAGAAAAACCCTTTGCCACCGGTGCTGTTCGTCGTGCGCGCGGTGCTGGCCAGTGCGCTGGTGTTCGCGCCGCTGCTGCTTCTGGTGGCCCTGGCGTACACGCCGCTGCATGGCTTTGCGCTGCCGGTGGTGGCGCTCATTCCCTTGCTGGCGCTGCAGTGGCTGATGTGCGCACTGCTGGCGCACGTGCTGGCCATTTTGGCGGTGGCGCTGCGCGACACGGTGCAGCTGGTGGGCTTTTTGCTGTCGGTGGGCATTTACCTGTCGCCGGTGCTGTTTCCGATGGCGCTGTTTCCGCAGCAGTGGCGCTGGGTGCTGTGGCTGAACCCGATGACGGCGCTGGTGCAAGGCTACCAGCAGGTGCTGCTGCAGGGGGCCTGGCCGCCTGCCGCCGTTTGGTGGGTGTCGCTGGCATGGCTGGCCCTGCTGGCGGGGGCGCTGAATGTGCTGGTGGCCCGCAGCCGCGACCAGCTGGTGGACTGGCTTTGA